A portion of the Candidatus Nanopelagicales bacterium genome contains these proteins:
- a CDS encoding ECF transporter S component — MTAATMPQRVQAMRLSRRSFVTLLLVSAAGLLMFLWPLLASPDSQLAHNSNAPMLFAALLAMLLLVMLSEVSSGDIDSKALAMLGVLAAIAAILRPLGAGVTGFQPMFVILILGGRALGPGFGFSLGMVSMFGSALLMGGIGPWLPFQMLGAAWVGLGAGLLPRAKGRAEVVMLAAYGAVAGLMFGLLLNLWFWPFLTNLDSSISFVPGDPLTTNLSRYLVYCAVTSLGFDIPRAVGNVILILVAASPILRSIRRSTRKANFAARPVFVDE; from the coding sequence GTGACCGCCGCGACCATGCCGCAACGGGTCCAGGCGATGCGCTTGTCCCGGAGGTCCTTCGTCACTCTCTTGCTCGTGTCCGCCGCCGGTCTGCTCATGTTTCTGTGGCCGTTGCTGGCCAGCCCCGACTCCCAGCTGGCTCACAACTCGAATGCGCCGATGCTGTTCGCAGCGCTCCTGGCGATGCTGCTTCTGGTCATGCTCAGCGAGGTCTCCTCCGGAGACATCGACTCCAAGGCCCTAGCGATGCTCGGGGTACTGGCGGCCATCGCGGCCATCTTGCGGCCCCTTGGAGCGGGAGTGACCGGATTCCAACCCATGTTCGTGATCTTGATCCTGGGCGGTCGCGCTCTGGGCCCCGGCTTCGGGTTCTCCTTGGGCATGGTGTCGATGTTCGGCTCGGCCCTGCTGATGGGTGGAATCGGGCCCTGGTTACCGTTCCAGATGCTCGGTGCCGCCTGGGTAGGGCTAGGTGCGGGACTGCTTCCCCGAGCCAAAGGTCGGGCAGAGGTTGTCATGTTGGCCGCGTATGGCGCGGTGGCAGGACTCATGTTCGGGCTCCTGCTCAACCTCTGGTTCTGGCCGTTCCTGACCAATCTCGACTCGTCCATTTCGTTCGTTCCCGGCGACCCGCTGACGACGAATCTGAGCCGGTATTTGGTCTACTGCGCGGTGACTTCTCTTGGGTTCGACATTCCTCGAGCGGTCGGCAACGTAATCCTCATTCTCGTGGCTGCCAGCCCTATTCTGCGGTCCATCCGGAGGTCTACGCGCAAGGCCAACTTCGCCGCACGCCCGGTGTTCGTCGACGAGTGA
- a CDS encoding energy-coupling factor transporter transmembrane component T: MAPSSFAPRLLHPGAWWLWALGLATAASRTTNPILLILIAAVAGLVVAERRAPGPWAKSFGAFLRLGLIVVGLRVILEVFVGSSQVGTPLFTLPQIQLPSWIAGIHLGGVVTADALLLAVYDGLRLAVMLACVGAANALVHPSRLLRIVPAALYEVGVAVVVCLTFAPMMVSDAVRIRGARRLRGRATKGLRAWTEMAMPLFNGALERSIALAASMDSRGYGRGTGETPRARAVTAVLVITGLFGAVIGLYALLQGASPGVEGVPVLGWPMLLAGTLMAILGGIFAGRRVLRTRYRPDPWGLPEWIVSTLGFVPAVVFVALGSAQILVGPASPPAWPDVSIGTTLAVIVAAFPAIASPRVPHPQTQLPAQPREVPA, from the coding sequence GTGGCGCCGTCGTCCTTCGCCCCACGATTGCTGCATCCGGGCGCGTGGTGGCTGTGGGCGCTCGGGCTGGCTACCGCGGCCAGCCGCACGACGAACCCGATCCTGCTGATCCTGATCGCGGCCGTCGCTGGGCTAGTGGTCGCCGAGCGTCGTGCTCCCGGGCCTTGGGCGAAGTCATTCGGGGCGTTCCTTCGCCTCGGTCTGATCGTCGTCGGGCTGAGAGTCATCCTCGAGGTCTTCGTCGGTTCATCGCAGGTGGGCACTCCCCTGTTCACGCTGCCGCAGATTCAGCTGCCCAGTTGGATCGCTGGCATCCACCTCGGTGGTGTTGTCACAGCGGATGCACTTCTGCTGGCGGTGTACGACGGTCTGCGTCTGGCCGTCATGCTCGCGTGCGTGGGGGCCGCGAATGCGCTTGTCCACCCCAGCCGCCTGCTGCGGATCGTCCCAGCGGCTCTCTACGAAGTCGGGGTCGCGGTCGTGGTGTGCCTGACGTTCGCCCCGATGATGGTGTCGGACGCCGTAAGGATTCGTGGAGCCCGCCGCCTGAGAGGAAGGGCCACCAAAGGTCTGCGCGCGTGGACCGAGATGGCGATGCCACTCTTCAACGGAGCACTCGAGCGATCGATCGCGCTGGCCGCGTCGATGGACTCGCGTGGGTACGGCCGAGGCACAGGCGAGACACCCCGTGCCCGGGCCGTGACCGCGGTCCTTGTGATAACCGGGCTGTTCGGTGCGGTGATCGGGTTGTACGCCTTGCTCCAGGGAGCATCCCCCGGCGTCGAAGGAGTTCCTGTGCTCGGCTGGCCGATGCTCCTGGCAGGAACCCTCATGGCCATCCTCGGCGGGATCTTCGCTGGTAGGCGGGTGCTGCGCACGCGATACCGTCCAGACCCTTGGGGGTTGCCGGAGTGGATTGTGTCGACTCTGGGATTCGTCCCGGCCGTCGTCTTCGTAGCCCTAGGCTCAGCGCAGATCCTGGTGGGGCCAGCGTCGCCCCCCGCGTGGCCAGATGTCTCCATCGGCACGACACTCGCTGTCATTGTCGCGGCTTTCCCCGCCATCGCTTCCCCGCGTGTACCCCATCCACAAACCCAACTGCCAGCCCAGCCGCGTGAGGTGCCAGCGTGA
- a CDS encoding NfeD family protein has protein sequence MDAWWVWLAAALVMGIVEVTTGGTLVFGMLSVGALAAAVAAAVTVTEFVPWLVFALVSVAMLALVRPVARKHAWTPGHLRTGTAALIGLEAVVTQRVTGYGGQIKLRGEVWSARSFDVDEVFEPGIMIRVIEIEGATALIA, from the coding sequence GTGGACGCATGGTGGGTGTGGCTGGCAGCGGCCTTGGTGATGGGAATCGTGGAGGTTACCACCGGGGGCACTCTGGTATTCGGAATGCTCTCTGTGGGGGCGCTCGCCGCTGCTGTGGCAGCAGCTGTCACGGTAACCGAATTCGTCCCTTGGCTGGTGTTCGCGCTGGTTAGTGTCGCCATGCTGGCGCTCGTTCGTCCAGTCGCGCGCAAGCATGCTTGGACGCCGGGCCACCTGCGCACGGGCACCGCTGCCCTGATCGGGCTGGAGGCAGTCGTCACGCAGCGGGTCACCGGCTATGGGGGACAGATCAAGTTGCGTGGTGAGGTGTGGTCGGCGCGGTCGTTCGACGTCGACGAAGTGTTCGAACCGGGGATCATGATCCGGGTGATAGAGATCGAGGGTGCTACGGCACTCATCGCGTGA
- a CDS encoding S41 family peptidase has product MRARRTELNTTAAREAGQRRAAPRGIRSGALALAVVTALGLSVLLTPSNASPPMPSAAAYTPPAPEDFSALTWTQAFRALNKKMSREYAFTKWKRIKWHSLYEKYAPRIARAEATDNRQAYYLTLRRYLHKLRDGHVSIKPNVEAFEEALVGGGFGLTVTTLDTGAVVATWVKRGGPADMAGIERGARIRKWGGKPVLKALRKTPTVFGPSQPTTARKRSEQLRFLVRAPIGVRRTVVYENRRATARERVKLRAVDDGMETLERTDGSSVLAKGQWPKRMVEHKILPGDVGYVRIYAEIDLPAQLPGDHTPTVKLFRRAIRDFVNAKVAGVIVDVRSNSGGSDQMVADFMASFYSRRAFYEYQNYIVPATRKFQIWIADDVTGEFRSRGKGVWIKPAKKRYQGPVVALVDNACVSSCEGVAMGIQNLPRGRVVGFYGTNGSFGMTGDAAVMPGGLEIDWPYGQSLDKRKVVQIDTRNGKGGILPDRPIPMTLKNALRSAAGRDVVLRRGLGTLRRM; this is encoded by the coding sequence ATGCGCGCACGACGCACGGAACTCAACACGACAGCCGCACGTGAAGCCGGGCAGCGACGCGCGGCACCACGTGGGATACGAAGCGGCGCGTTAGCTTTGGCGGTGGTGACCGCGTTGGGGCTGAGTGTCTTGCTCACGCCGTCCAACGCATCCCCGCCGATGCCCAGTGCCGCCGCCTACACGCCGCCTGCGCCAGAGGACTTCAGTGCCCTGACCTGGACCCAGGCCTTTCGCGCCCTGAACAAGAAGATGTCGCGCGAGTATGCGTTCACCAAGTGGAAGCGGATCAAGTGGCATTCCCTGTACGAGAAGTACGCTCCTCGGATTGCCCGGGCGGAAGCGACGGACAACCGGCAGGCCTACTACCTGACTTTGCGCCGCTACCTACACAAGCTGCGGGATGGGCACGTCTCGATCAAGCCCAACGTCGAGGCTTTCGAGGAGGCGCTTGTTGGCGGCGGATTCGGGCTGACCGTGACGACGCTGGACACGGGAGCAGTCGTCGCGACATGGGTCAAGCGGGGTGGACCCGCCGATATGGCAGGTATCGAGCGTGGCGCGCGGATCCGCAAGTGGGGCGGCAAGCCGGTGCTGAAGGCGTTGCGGAAGACGCCGACGGTCTTCGGGCCGAGTCAGCCCACTACCGCGCGGAAGAGGTCCGAGCAGCTGCGCTTCCTCGTGCGGGCTCCCATCGGCGTCAGGCGAACGGTTGTCTACGAGAATCGCCGGGCGACCGCGCGCGAGCGCGTGAAGCTTCGGGCGGTCGATGACGGGATGGAGACCCTCGAGCGGACCGATGGTTCGTCCGTCCTGGCGAAGGGCCAGTGGCCCAAGCGCATGGTTGAGCACAAGATCCTGCCGGGCGACGTGGGCTATGTTCGCATCTACGCCGAGATCGACCTGCCCGCTCAGTTGCCTGGTGACCACACGCCTACGGTCAAGCTCTTCCGCCGAGCGATCCGCGACTTCGTCAACGCGAAGGTTGCGGGCGTGATCGTCGATGTCCGGTCCAACTCCGGCGGCTCGGATCAGATGGTCGCCGACTTCATGGCCTCGTTCTACAGCAGGAGAGCCTTCTACGAGTACCAGAACTACATCGTGCCAGCGACCCGGAAGTTCCAGATCTGGATCGCGGACGACGTCACTGGAGAGTTCCGCTCCAGGGGCAAGGGCGTCTGGATCAAACCGGCGAAGAAGCGCTACCAGGGACCCGTGGTGGCACTAGTGGACAACGCCTGCGTGAGTTCGTGTGAGGGCGTGGCGATGGGCATCCAGAACCTGCCCCGCGGTCGCGTGGTTGGCTTCTACGGCACGAATGGTTCCTTCGGGATGACTGGAGACGCGGCGGTCATGCCGGGCGGCCTCGAGATCGACTGGCCATACGGCCAATCTCTGGACAAGCGCAAGGTCGTCCAGATCGACACCAGGAATGGCAAGGGTGGAATCCTGCCGGACCGACCCATCCCCATGACCCTGAAGAACGCCCTGCGGTCAGCGGCTGGGCGCGATGTCGTGCTCCGCCGGGGGCTTGGGACCCTGAGACGCATGTGA
- a CDS encoding mechanosensitive ion channel family protein, protein MIFLAASPSPPATPSAKPAPTPNPIGWLETLLESNALIKIALILALAVLIQAGIALMIHHTVHKLIDSKPRTRSGRRPSSAFLLLKQRREQRAKAMGQLIRSVFSVFLWVVVVLMVLPLLGLDITPLLASAGVIGIALGFGAQTLVKDYLSGIFLILEDQYGVGDVVDLGQVVGTIDEVTLRVTRLRDGSGVVWYVRNGEILRVANRSQGWTQAVVDTPVSYDQDLGAVKSAIERVADEMSKDPDWADSLLDGLKYVGVESVTGDAVIVRAIARAAPDDQVALTRAIRERIKRAFDQDHIRIPPVIRAPQAPA, encoded by the coding sequence GTGATATTCCTCGCAGCTTCGCCTTCGCCTCCGGCGACGCCGTCAGCGAAGCCAGCTCCCACCCCGAACCCGATCGGGTGGTTGGAAACTCTCCTCGAATCCAACGCGCTGATCAAGATCGCCCTGATCCTGGCCCTGGCTGTGCTCATCCAGGCCGGCATTGCCCTCATGATCCACCACACGGTCCACAAGTTGATCGACTCCAAGCCCCGGACACGCAGCGGCCGTCGTCCCTCGTCCGCGTTCCTGCTGCTCAAGCAACGCCGTGAGCAGCGGGCCAAGGCGATGGGGCAGCTCATCCGCAGCGTCTTTAGCGTGTTCCTTTGGGTTGTCGTGGTGCTCATGGTCTTACCCCTACTGGGTTTGGACATCACGCCGTTGCTCGCCAGTGCTGGCGTCATAGGCATCGCGCTCGGATTCGGCGCCCAGACCCTCGTCAAGGACTACCTCTCCGGCATCTTCCTGATTCTTGAGGACCAGTACGGAGTCGGCGACGTAGTGGACCTCGGCCAGGTGGTCGGCACTATCGATGAGGTGACGCTGCGCGTCACCCGGCTTCGCGACGGGTCTGGCGTGGTCTGGTACGTCCGCAACGGCGAGATTCTGCGGGTCGCGAACCGATCCCAGGGCTGGACCCAGGCCGTCGTCGATACTCCCGTGTCCTACGACCAAGACCTGGGCGCGGTCAAGTCGGCCATAGAACGGGTCGCGGACGAGATGTCCAAGGACCCCGACTGGGCGGACTCCTTGCTGGACGGATTGAAGTATGTGGGCGTGGAGTCAGTCACCGGTGACGCCGTAATCGTGCGTGCGATAGCCAGAGCCGCGCCCGATGACCAGGTGGCGCTGACGCGTGCCATCAGGGAGCGTATCAAGCGCGCGTTCGACCAGGACCACATCAGGATCCCGCCTGTAATCCGCGCACCGCAGGCGCCTGCCTAG
- a CDS encoding ATP-binding cassette domain-containing protein, producing the protein MIDFDRVTITYPDAARPALSDVSLSIPEGEMTLVIGGTGSGKSTLLNCVNGLVPHFTGGTFSGRVTVDGRDTRDHPPRDLADVVGMVRQDPQAGFVTDVVEDELAYTMESLAIEPMVMRRRVEETLDLLGLADLRQRALRTLSGGQRQRVAIGSVLTTHPKVLVLDEPTSALDPQAAEEVLAAIQRLVFDLGLTVLVSEHRLERVVQFADRIVLIGDDGRVSDFADPSEAMLTAPVAPPVVQLGRWAGWRPLPLSVRDARRSAEPLRTRLKDSPAPEDCVDGATAAHPQDSSATDQPPVAQLRHVTVRRGDLLALRDVNLAFRPGEIVAVMGRNGAGKSTALATIAGSLVPSSGSAAVLGRDPASLAGTDLLRKVAMVPQEPQLLLWAESIGAECHAADKDARAQPGTTRELLDWLLPGLSVQTHPSDMSEGSRLMLVLAIMLSAKPKVLLLDEPTRGLDYEAKARLSDRLREMAKSGVAIILATHDVELVAGLCSRVALLADGEVVADELARRAVTASPAFAPQVAKILSPLPFLTVAEVRAAAGEAGP; encoded by the coding sequence GTGATCGACTTCGATCGAGTGACCATCACCTACCCGGACGCCGCGCGCCCAGCGCTGAGCGATGTCAGCCTGTCCATTCCGGAGGGCGAGATGACCCTGGTCATCGGGGGCACGGGTTCGGGGAAGTCCACGCTCCTGAACTGTGTCAACGGACTCGTCCCGCACTTCACGGGCGGGACGTTCTCGGGCCGCGTCACAGTCGACGGCCGCGACACCAGGGATCATCCCCCCCGTGACCTGGCGGACGTCGTGGGCATGGTCAGGCAGGATCCCCAGGCCGGATTCGTCACGGATGTTGTCGAAGACGAGCTCGCGTACACGATGGAGTCTTTGGCTATCGAGCCGATGGTCATGCGCAGGCGGGTAGAGGAGACCCTTGACCTACTGGGCCTGGCGGACCTGCGGCAGCGAGCGCTTCGGACGTTATCTGGCGGGCAAAGGCAGAGGGTCGCGATCGGTTCGGTGCTCACGACTCATCCGAAGGTGCTGGTTCTCGACGAACCGACGTCCGCGCTTGATCCTCAGGCCGCCGAGGAAGTCCTGGCCGCCATCCAGCGCCTCGTTTTCGACCTGGGCCTGACAGTGCTGGTCTCGGAGCATCGCTTGGAGCGCGTGGTCCAATTCGCCGATCGGATTGTCCTGATCGGGGACGACGGCCGGGTATCGGACTTCGCCGATCCATCTGAGGCGATGCTCACCGCCCCTGTCGCGCCCCCCGTGGTGCAGCTCGGCCGATGGGCTGGCTGGCGGCCCCTGCCACTGTCAGTCCGGGACGCCCGACGCTCGGCTGAACCGCTTCGGACGCGTCTGAAGGACTCGCCCGCCCCAGAAGACTGTGTCGATGGCGCAACAGCTGCCCATCCCCAAGACTCCTCTGCCACCGATCAGCCGCCGGTGGCGCAGCTTCGCCATGTCACTGTCCGGCGCGGCGACCTGCTAGCGCTCCGCGATGTCAACCTCGCGTTCCGCCCTGGGGAAATCGTCGCGGTGATGGGGCGCAACGGAGCGGGCAAGTCCACCGCCCTGGCCACGATCGCCGGCAGCCTCGTGCCCAGCAGCGGGTCAGCCGCGGTCTTGGGTCGCGACCCAGCCTCCCTGGCCGGCACTGATCTGCTGCGCAAGGTGGCAATGGTCCCCCAGGAGCCCCAGCTCTTGCTCTGGGCTGAGTCGATAGGCGCCGAGTGTCACGCGGCCGACAAGGATGCGCGAGCTCAGCCGGGCACCACGCGCGAACTCCTGGATTGGCTGCTTCCCGGACTGTCCGTTCAAACCCATCCAAGCGACATGTCCGAGGGAAGCAGGCTGATGCTCGTGCTAGCGATCATGCTCAGCGCCAAGCCCAAGGTCCTGCTACTCGATGAGCCCACGCGCGGCCTGGACTATGAGGCCAAGGCCAGGCTGAGCGATCGCCTCCGGGAGATGGCGAAGTCCGGCGTTGCGATCATCTTGGCCACTCACGACGTTGAACTCGTGGCGGGGCTCTGCAGCCGCGTCGCACTCTTGGCCGACGGCGAAGTCGTAGCGGATGAACTCGCCAGACGAGCTGTCACGGCGTCGCCGGCGTTCGCTCCTCAAGTCGCCAAGATCCTGTCCCCCCTACCGTTCCTGACGGTGGCCGAGGTCCGCGCAGCCGCCGGTGAGGCTGGGCCGTGA
- a CDS encoding SPFH domain-containing protein, with product MASATGWVVGGLVALFVLILLAKTVRIVPQASAGIVERVGRYQRTLGAGLSIVIPFIDRVLPLIDLREQVVSFPPQPVITEDNLVVQIDSVIYFQVTDPKAATYEIYDYIHGVEQLTVTTLRNVVGGMDLERTLTSREEINLALRGVLDEATGKWGIRVNRVELKSIDPPPSVQESMEKQMKAEREKRASILTAEGAKQSAILTAQGRRESDVLTARGEAEARILRAQAEAESIKGVFAALHDADTDERVLAYQYLKCLPEIAEGTANKIWVIPAELSSAMTALRSAFIDPEAVRRAAEPTR from the coding sequence GTGGCGAGTGCGACAGGCTGGGTAGTAGGCGGGCTCGTGGCCCTCTTCGTTCTAATACTCCTGGCCAAAACGGTACGCATCGTGCCGCAGGCCAGTGCTGGGATCGTGGAACGCGTCGGCCGATACCAGCGCACGCTAGGCGCGGGGCTGAGCATCGTCATCCCGTTCATCGATCGTGTCCTGCCTCTGATTGACCTCAGAGAGCAAGTGGTCAGCTTCCCGCCGCAGCCGGTCATAACGGAGGACAATCTGGTGGTCCAGATCGACTCGGTGATCTACTTCCAGGTGACCGACCCGAAGGCAGCCACCTACGAGATCTATGACTACATTCACGGAGTCGAGCAGCTGACAGTGACCACATTGCGCAACGTGGTCGGCGGCATGGATCTAGAGCGAACCCTGACGTCGCGCGAAGAAATCAACCTGGCGTTGCGTGGCGTGCTGGACGAGGCGACAGGGAAGTGGGGCATTCGGGTCAACCGCGTGGAGCTAAAGTCGATCGACCCGCCGCCCAGTGTCCAGGAGTCGATGGAGAAGCAGATGAAGGCGGAACGCGAGAAGCGCGCCTCGATCCTGACCGCGGAGGGAGCCAAGCAGTCGGCGATCCTGACTGCCCAGGGTCGGCGCGAGTCAGATGTGTTGACCGCGCGGGGTGAGGCGGAGGCGAGGATCCTGCGGGCTCAAGCCGAGGCCGAATCGATCAAGGGAGTGTTCGCCGCCCTGCATGACGCCGACACGGACGAGCGTGTACTGGCATACCAGTATCTGAAGTGCCTGCCGGAGATCGCGGAAGGTACGGCAAACAAGATCTGGGTGATCCCGGCGGAGCTCAGCTCGGCGATGACAGCGCTGCGCTCCGCGTTCATCGATCCGGAGGCCGTCCGTCGAGCGGCAGAGCCGACTCGCTAG
- the ettA gene encoding energy-dependent translational throttle protein EttA, with translation MAEFIFTLNRARKAHGDKVVLDDVTLAFLPGAKIGVLGPNGAGKSSLLRLMAGLDEPSNGEARLSPGYTVGMLAQEPELDEDKTVLGNVQEGVAATQALLDRYNEISAQMADPDADFDALMAEMGQLQEKIDHRNAWDLDSQLEQAMDALRCPAPDADVKVLSGGERRRVALCRLLLEQPDLLLLDEPTNHLDAESVQWLEQHLEKYAGTVIAITHDRYFLDNVAEWILELDRGRAYPYEGNYSVYLDKKRARLKVEGHKDAKLAKRLSDELQWVRSSAKARQTKSRARLERYEEMATEADKTQKLDMDEIQIPPGPRLGTLVVDAEHLTKAFDDRVLIDDLSFTLPRNGIVGVIGPNGVGKTTLFRMILGSAAGTDDKADLPTSGEIRVGDTVLMSYVDQSRSGLAGERTLWEVVSDGLDWIKVGHVEMPSRAYVSAFGFKGPDQQKPVKVLSGGERNRLNLALTLKIGGNLLLLDEPTNDLDVETLGSLENALLEFPGCAVITSHDRWFLDRVATHILAYEGDSQWFWFEGNFDSYERNKVDRLGPEAARPHRATYRKLTRG, from the coding sequence GTGGCCGAATTCATCTTCACGTTGAATCGCGCCCGCAAGGCGCATGGCGACAAGGTCGTTCTGGACGATGTGACTCTGGCCTTCCTGCCCGGTGCCAAGATCGGCGTGCTCGGACCGAACGGGGCGGGGAAGTCCAGCTTGCTCAGGCTCATGGCGGGTTTGGATGAGCCTTCCAACGGAGAGGCCAGGCTCAGCCCCGGTTACACCGTGGGGATGTTGGCGCAAGAGCCCGAGCTGGACGAGGACAAGACAGTGCTCGGCAACGTCCAGGAAGGCGTGGCCGCGACTCAAGCACTGCTGGATCGCTACAACGAGATCTCAGCTCAGATGGCCGATCCTGACGCGGATTTCGACGCTTTGATGGCCGAGATGGGGCAGCTTCAGGAGAAGATCGATCACCGCAACGCCTGGGATCTGGATTCGCAACTGGAGCAGGCGATGGACGCCCTCCGGTGCCCGGCTCCCGACGCGGACGTGAAGGTGCTGTCCGGAGGCGAGCGGCGTCGCGTGGCGCTGTGCCGCCTGCTCCTCGAGCAACCGGATCTGTTGCTGCTGGACGAGCCCACGAACCATCTCGACGCCGAGAGCGTGCAGTGGTTGGAGCAGCACCTCGAGAAGTACGCCGGAACCGTCATCGCGATCACGCATGACAGGTACTTCCTGGACAACGTCGCTGAGTGGATCTTGGAACTCGACCGCGGCCGCGCATATCCGTATGAGGGGAACTACTCGGTCTACTTGGACAAGAAACGGGCCCGGCTGAAGGTCGAAGGCCACAAGGACGCGAAGCTGGCCAAGCGCCTGTCGGACGAACTCCAGTGGGTGCGCTCCAGCGCCAAGGCCCGCCAGACCAAGTCGCGCGCGAGGCTCGAACGCTACGAGGAGATGGCCACGGAGGCCGACAAGACCCAGAAGCTGGACATGGATGAGATCCAGATCCCGCCTGGGCCGCGTCTTGGCACTCTGGTTGTGGACGCCGAACATCTGACCAAGGCGTTCGACGATCGCGTGCTCATCGACGACCTCTCGTTCACTCTGCCGCGCAACGGCATCGTGGGTGTGATCGGCCCGAACGGAGTCGGCAAGACGACGTTGTTCCGCATGATCCTGGGCTCCGCAGCCGGAACCGATGACAAGGCCGACCTTCCGACATCGGGGGAGATCCGCGTGGGGGACACGGTTCTGATGTCGTACGTGGACCAGTCGCGCTCGGGCTTGGCCGGGGAGAGGACCTTGTGGGAGGTCGTCTCCGACGGCCTTGATTGGATCAAGGTCGGTCACGTGGAGATGCCGTCGCGGGCGTACGTGTCGGCGTTCGGCTTCAAGGGCCCCGATCAGCAGAAGCCGGTGAAGGTTCTTTCCGGCGGGGAGCGGAACCGGCTCAACCTGGCGCTTACGTTGAAGATAGGCGGCAACCTGCTGCTGCTGGACGAGCCGACGAATGACCTGGATGTTGAGACCCTCGGGAGCCTGGAGAACGCTCTGCTGGAGTTCCCGGGATGCGCGGTGATCACGTCCCATGACCGCTGGTTCCTGGACAGGGTCGCGACCCACATTCTGGCGTACGAGGGCGACTCCCAGTGGTTCTGGTTCGAGGGCAACTTCGACTCATACGAACGCAACAAGGTTGACAGGCTCGGGCCGGAGGCGGCTCGTCCGCACCGGGCGACCTACCGGAAGCTGACGCGCGGCTAG